The following are encoded in a window of Anopheles stephensi strain Indian chromosome X, UCI_ANSTEP_V1.0, whole genome shotgun sequence genomic DNA:
- the LOC118502732 gene encoding ubiquitin-conjugating enzyme E2-17 kDa — protein sequence MALKRINKELQDLGRDPPAQCSAGPVGDDLFHWQATIMGPPDSPYQGGVFFLTIHFPTDYPFKPPKVAFTTRIYHPNINSNGSICLDILRSQWSPALTISKVLLSICSLLCDPNPDDPLVPEIARIYKTDREKYNELAREWTRKYAM from the exons GAATTACAAGACTTGGGGAGGGACCCACCTGCACAATGTTCAGCCGGTCCAGTCGGCGATGACT TGTTTCACTGGCAGGCAACCATCATGGGCCCG CCAGACAGTCCGTACCAGGGAGGCGTATTTTTCTTAACTATACATTTCCCAACAGACTACCCATTCAAACCGCCAAAAGTGGCTTTTACGACACGCATATATCATCCAAACATCAACAGCAACGGGTCGATCTGTCTGGACATATTAAGATCTCAATGGTCTCCCGCCCTGACAATTTCCAAGG TGTTGTTGTCAATCTGCTCTCTGTTGTGTGATCCCAACCCCGACGATCCATTGGTGCCGGAGATCGCCAGAATATATAAAACCGACCGGGAAAAATATAATGAACTTGCCCGGGAGTGGACAAGAAAGTATGCTATGTGA
- the LOC118502814 gene encoding progestin and adipoQ receptor family member 3 isoform X2: MNEWNELLKAELLPPSGSYRADVDVSGSMKCGLLRPTVAPAFAQPLDEGGLYHRHPQKGIANPPVLEDATGKHGSSSELTPTGWREKVVAYDDAPEHLRFNPFIRTGYRTYLSARLCLESMFWWTNETVNIWSHILGLCVFLILAYYDTAMLQIQASTVDKVIVGMLLLSFQLCMIFSSIYHTFSCHSADSYDRLLAFDLFGIALSLLAIFMSGIYYAFWCNQPLRDFYMITIGVIFAAAMALQIPQLNVHSNMKMLAFVAWAAYGVVPTLHWYFVMGGTESTMVKIFIPRVAVMYALSGFAFLIYVAKIPERWCIGWFDCIGHSHNLWHLIVLAALCYWHNSGMKYVEFRMTHGCSAGVQYA, from the exons ATGAACGAGTGGAACGAGCTACTGAAGGCGGAACTGTTGCCACCGTCCGGGAGCTACCGGGCGGATGTGGACGTGTCGGGCAGCATGAAGTGTGGCCTGCTGCGGCCAACGGTTGCGCCCGCGTTTGCACAGCCTCTGGACGAAGGCGGACTCTATCATCGGCACCCGCAGAAG GGCATAGCGAACCCACCCGTGCTGGAGGATGCCACCGGTAAGCACGGCTCATCCTCGGAACTAACCCCGACAGGATGGCGCGAGAAGGTAGTCGCGTACGACGACGCACCGGAGCATTTGCGGTTCAACCCATTCATCCGCACCGGCTACCGGACGTATCTGTCCGCCCGCCTATGTCTGGAGAGCATGTTCTGGTGGACGAACGAGACGGTTAACATCTGGAGCCACATACTCGGACTGTGCGTGTTCCTGATCCTGGCGTACTACGATACCGCCATGCTGCAGATACAGGCCAgcacggtcgataaggtgatcgtcgggatgctgctgctcagCTTCCAGCTCTGCATGATCTTCTCCTCGATCTATCACACATTCTCGTGCCACTCGGCCGACAGCTACGATCGGCTGCTCGCGTTCGACCTGTTCGGTATCGCGCTGTCCCTGTTGGCCATCTTCATGAGCGGCATCTACTACGCCTTCTGGTGCAATCAG CCTTTGCGCGACTTCTACATGATCACGATCGGGGTCATCTTTGCCGCGGCCATGGCCCTGCAGATACCGCAGCTGAACGTGCACTCAAACATGAAAATGTTAGCCTTCGTTGCCTGGGCCGCGTACGGTGTCGTACCCACGCTCCACTGGTACTTCGTGATGGGCGGCACCGAGAGTACGATGGTGAAG ATCTTCATTCCGCGCGTTGCCGTGATGTATGCGCTGTCCGGGTTTGCCTTCCTAATCTATGTGGCCAAGATACCGGAACGTTGGTGTATCGGCTGGTTTGACTGCATTGGACATTCGCACAATCTGTGGCATTTGATCGTGTTGGCAGCATTGTGCTACTGGCACAACAGCG
- the LOC118502814 gene encoding progestin and adipoQ receptor family member 3 isoform X1: protein MNEWNELLKAELLPPSGSYRADVDVSGSMKCGLLRPTVAPAFAQPLDEGGLYHRHPQKGIANPPVLEDATGKHGSSSELTPTGWREKVVAYDDAPEHLRFNPFIRTGYRTYLSARLCLESMFWWTNETVNIWSHILGLCVFLILAYYDTAMLQIQASTVDKVIVGMLLLSFQLCMIFSSIYHTFSCHSADSYDRLLAFDLFGIALSLLAIFMSGIYYAFWCNQPLRDFYMITIGVIFAAAMALQIPQLNVHSNMKMLAFVAWAAYGVVPTLHWYFVMGGTESTMVKIFIPRVAVMYALSGFAFLIYVAKIPERWCIGWFDCIGHSHNLWHLIVLAALCYWHNSGLDFANFLIENGCVNDRAKCYALTVTDGH, encoded by the exons ATGAACGAGTGGAACGAGCTACTGAAGGCGGAACTGTTGCCACCGTCCGGGAGCTACCGGGCGGATGTGGACGTGTCGGGCAGCATGAAGTGTGGCCTGCTGCGGCCAACGGTTGCGCCCGCGTTTGCACAGCCTCTGGACGAAGGCGGACTCTATCATCGGCACCCGCAGAAG GGCATAGCGAACCCACCCGTGCTGGAGGATGCCACCGGTAAGCACGGCTCATCCTCGGAACTAACCCCGACAGGATGGCGCGAGAAGGTAGTCGCGTACGACGACGCACCGGAGCATTTGCGGTTCAACCCATTCATCCGCACCGGCTACCGGACGTATCTGTCCGCCCGCCTATGTCTGGAGAGCATGTTCTGGTGGACGAACGAGACGGTTAACATCTGGAGCCACATACTCGGACTGTGCGTGTTCCTGATCCTGGCGTACTACGATACCGCCATGCTGCAGATACAGGCCAgcacggtcgataaggtgatcgtcgggatgctgctgctcagCTTCCAGCTCTGCATGATCTTCTCCTCGATCTATCACACATTCTCGTGCCACTCGGCCGACAGCTACGATCGGCTGCTCGCGTTCGACCTGTTCGGTATCGCGCTGTCCCTGTTGGCCATCTTCATGAGCGGCATCTACTACGCCTTCTGGTGCAATCAG CCTTTGCGCGACTTCTACATGATCACGATCGGGGTCATCTTTGCCGCGGCCATGGCCCTGCAGATACCGCAGCTGAACGTGCACTCAAACATGAAAATGTTAGCCTTCGTTGCCTGGGCCGCGTACGGTGTCGTACCCACGCTCCACTGGTACTTCGTGATGGGCGGCACCGAGAGTACGATGGTGAAG ATCTTCATTCCGCGCGTTGCCGTGATGTATGCGCTGTCCGGGTTTGCCTTCCTAATCTATGTGGCCAAGATACCGGAACGTTGGTGTATCGGCTGGTTTGACTGCATTGGACATTCGCACAATCTGTGGCATTTGATCGTGTTGGCAGCATTGTGCTACTGGCACAACAGCG GTCTTGATTTTGCCAATTTCCTCATCGAAAATGGTTGCGTTAATGATAGAGCGAAATGTTACGCACTCACCGTCACTGATGGGCACTAG
- the LOC118502814 gene encoding progestin and adipoQ receptor family member 3 isoform X3, with translation MSSMEKFFRGIANPPVLEDATGKHGSSSELTPTGWREKVVAYDDAPEHLRFNPFIRTGYRTYLSARLCLESMFWWTNETVNIWSHILGLCVFLILAYYDTAMLQIQASTVDKVIVGMLLLSFQLCMIFSSIYHTFSCHSADSYDRLLAFDLFGIALSLLAIFMSGIYYAFWCNQPLRDFYMITIGVIFAAAMALQIPQLNVHSNMKMLAFVAWAAYGVVPTLHWYFVMGGTESTMVKIFIPRVAVMYALSGFAFLIYVAKIPERWCIGWFDCIGHSHNLWHLIVLAALCYWHNSGLDFANFLIENGCVNDRAKCYALTVTDGH, from the exons ATGTCATCCATGGAGAAGTTCTTTCGT GGCATAGCGAACCCACCCGTGCTGGAGGATGCCACCGGTAAGCACGGCTCATCCTCGGAACTAACCCCGACAGGATGGCGCGAGAAGGTAGTCGCGTACGACGACGCACCGGAGCATTTGCGGTTCAACCCATTCATCCGCACCGGCTACCGGACGTATCTGTCCGCCCGCCTATGTCTGGAGAGCATGTTCTGGTGGACGAACGAGACGGTTAACATCTGGAGCCACATACTCGGACTGTGCGTGTTCCTGATCCTGGCGTACTACGATACCGCCATGCTGCAGATACAGGCCAgcacggtcgataaggtgatcgtcgggatgctgctgctcagCTTCCAGCTCTGCATGATCTTCTCCTCGATCTATCACACATTCTCGTGCCACTCGGCCGACAGCTACGATCGGCTGCTCGCGTTCGACCTGTTCGGTATCGCGCTGTCCCTGTTGGCCATCTTCATGAGCGGCATCTACTACGCCTTCTGGTGCAATCAG CCTTTGCGCGACTTCTACATGATCACGATCGGGGTCATCTTTGCCGCGGCCATGGCCCTGCAGATACCGCAGCTGAACGTGCACTCAAACATGAAAATGTTAGCCTTCGTTGCCTGGGCCGCGTACGGTGTCGTACCCACGCTCCACTGGTACTTCGTGATGGGCGGCACCGAGAGTACGATGGTGAAG ATCTTCATTCCGCGCGTTGCCGTGATGTATGCGCTGTCCGGGTTTGCCTTCCTAATCTATGTGGCCAAGATACCGGAACGTTGGTGTATCGGCTGGTTTGACTGCATTGGACATTCGCACAATCTGTGGCATTTGATCGTGTTGGCAGCATTGTGCTACTGGCACAACAGCG GTCTTGATTTTGCCAATTTCCTCATCGAAAATGGTTGCGTTAATGATAGAGCGAAATGTTACGCACTCACCGTCACTGATGGGCACTAG